In Flavobacterium praedii, the DNA window AAGAATGCGGGGGCATATAGTTCCTGAATCTTTTACACATGGAACATCAGAGCAACGCAAATTCTGGTTTATGAAAGGATACACAACTGGAGATATCAAACAAGGAAACACTTTTTCTGAGCTAAATTAAAATAGGTTTTCAATGATTATTTTGGAACATTATTTAGTCCACAGCAATGATTTATAATAACATAAAGTATCCCATTGCCTGTCTATAAATAAACAAAGTACTCCAATCAAAGGCACATCGAATAAATTAGCAGTACCTTTGCGCCAACTTAAAAGGAGTAAACTAAAAAATAGGGTCTACTTCATAAACACAATTTATGTCATTTCAATCATTAGGCTTATCTGATGCTCTATTAAAAGCAGTCAGCAAAAAAGGATATACAACTCCTTCTCCAATACAACAAAAAGCAATTCCACCAGTCTTAGAAGGCAAAGATGTATTAGCATCCGCACAAACGGGAACAGGAAAAACAGCTGGTTTTACATTACCCATATTACAATTATTATCCCAAGGAAAACATTTAAGTCACAGACCAATTCGTGCCTTAATTTTGACACCTACAAGAGAATTAGCCGCTCAAATATTAGCGAATATAAAAGAATACAGCGAATTTTTAGACATACGCAGCACAGTCATTTTTGGTGGTGTAAATCAAAACCCACAAGTGAGTCAATTGCGTCAAGGTGTTGATATTTTAGTAGCAACTCCTGGTCGATTAATTGATTTACAAAATCAAGGTTTAATTACTCTTTCAAAAGTAGAAATCTTAGTTTTAGATGAAGCGGATCGTATGCTAGATATGGGTTTCTTGAGAGATATCGAACGCATTCTAAAAGTTTTGCCTACCAAAAGACAAAACTTGATGTTTTCGGCAACCTTCTCCAAAGACATCAAGAAATTGGCAATGGGCATTTTGCACAATCCAGTTCATGTAGAAGCAACTCCAGAAAACACAACGGTGGAAGCTATTACTCAAAAAGTATATCCTGTTGCAAAAGAGAAAAAAACAGAACTGATCATTAAACTAATTACAGAAGGAAAATGGCAACAAATATTGGTGTTTACCCGTACCAAACAAGGTGCCAACAAACTGACTGAAAGCATGATTAGTGCTGGAATTAAAGCAGCAGCAATACATGGAAATAAAGGCCAAGGTGCTCGAACAAAAGCCCTAGCTGGTTTCAAAAACGGAAGCCTAACCGCATTGGTCGCTACAGATATTGCAGCTCGAGGTTTGGATATTCCGTTATTACCGCATGTTATTAATTTTGAATTGCCTAATATCCCCGAAGATTACGTTCACCGAATTGGAAGAACCGGAAGAGCTGGAGCAAGTGGAGAAGCTATTTCATTGTTTAGTCCAGACGAAACTGTTTTTTTACGCGATATAGAAAAATTGGTTGGTCTGAAATTACCTAGAGAAACTATCAAAGGTTTTGAGCCGGACCCAAACGCATCTACCGAACCCATTAAACAAGGTCAAGGAAGACAGCAACGCAATTCGACTCCTAAAAAAACTACCACAACTACTTCTAGCAGAACTGGTAATAATAGCTTTGGACCAAGACGTCCTAGTCAAAATAACGACAGACGCTCTACTAAATAATTACATTTAAAAACAGGATTTATTTTTTATTAGGAGCAGAGAATTTTCGTTTCTTTTGAAGATTCCTCCCGCTATCCACTACAATCTTATGGGGGCAAAATGCAAGCCCCCACAAGGATTTTCGTTTCTATCGGGGCTAAAATACACGTTTTTTACTTCTTTCAAATTTTCTGAAATCTAAAATCTTCGCCCCACAACCATTCAACCCGATCCCGCAAATATATCATCGCAACGATAACATGAATATGCACACGAACGAAGTGAATTGACGAAGTAATCCGTGCACACACAGCACATCGACAAAGTGAGAAAATGAGAAAAGGAAAGATTAAAACAAATTGGTCTTGATAATTGAAATGGGCACGGATTGCACCCGAGCGATAGCGAACGGACGAAGTAAATCCGCGATCAGGTACTGAAATTGTACATCAAAATAATACTACTTTACAATAACGCAAAGTACTCAGCAGTAGTAATCAAGCTGTCCGATGACCGTAAAAGTCCATCCGAAGCAGAAAATTAATTGTCCGAAGATTGCAAATGGCATTCCGAAGCATGCGTCAGGCGTTCCGAAGCTCGTATCAGGCATTCCGAAGCTCGTATCAGGGCATACTTTTTTCTTCGGATGCCCTATTTTGCTGGGCGGAGCATAAAAAGGGTTGAAATGAATAAAATTTAAGTTTTGTAAGTTTGTGATTATTATTATCTATATTTGGGAAAAGGTATAAAGAGGCATTTGTCAGGACAAGCTACCTAAATTTGGGTAGATTGGAGTGATTTTATCTATCCTGTAAATGAGTTATAGGTGATTTCGACTCCAAAACAAAAATTTCACATTCAATAAGTTTCACTTTAGTACAATTTACGTATATTTGTATTATGGATA includes these proteins:
- a CDS encoding DEAD/DEAH box helicase; protein product: MSFQSLGLSDALLKAVSKKGYTTPSPIQQKAIPPVLEGKDVLASAQTGTGKTAGFTLPILQLLSQGKHLSHRPIRALILTPTRELAAQILANIKEYSEFLDIRSTVIFGGVNQNPQVSQLRQGVDILVATPGRLIDLQNQGLITLSKVEILVLDEADRMLDMGFLRDIERILKVLPTKRQNLMFSATFSKDIKKLAMGILHNPVHVEATPENTTVEAITQKVYPVAKEKKTELIIKLITEGKWQQILVFTRTKQGANKLTESMISAGIKAAAIHGNKGQGARTKALAGFKNGSLTALVATDIAARGLDIPLLPHVINFELPNIPEDYVHRIGRTGRAGASGEAISLFSPDETVFLRDIEKLVGLKLPRETIKGFEPDPNASTEPIKQGQGRQQRNSTPKKTTTTTSSRTGNNSFGPRRPSQNNDRRSTK